CATTGAAATCCGGATATGTAAAATACTGATGAAGTAGGATATTTCTAAAaggtgaataaaaaaatatgggaTTAATAATAATGCTTTATTTTTCACACAAAATGTTTAAAGTTATTACCTACATTTTGAACATTGTGACATACATGAACTATATGAACACTTAAATGTAACGTATATaattaggtactcgtatattatgTGACCCGAATTTGCCAGAGACGCAGCTTCGATTCCaaatctacctacctacaatacAATTTTATCTGCAATTACTTAATACAAATCAATTTAGAAGTCAAAATACTCCTGTAAGATAATAAATCCAAGTTAAATAAAGCAAAACAAAAACAGTGATATCAACCTAATGAATAACCATAGAAAAACTTTAGACTCTATTACCCACCCCACTTAATTTAGTTCTGTAATACTTTTCCTTAAATGATAAGTTTCAATATCCAATGTCTGCGGACTTAGGTTTGTCACTTTCCAATCGCCATCAGGGTACACCCGACTGCTGAACACCGCTTCACCTTCACCACAGAACAACTCTACGGAACTGGCGTCCAGGAAAATCCTCCAAGAATGAGAACCTATCGGAGCCCATTCCACTTGACGAATATCATAGGAGCCACGGTCTATGATGACTTTTCTAACTGCAGGATCCCATTTCAGCCAAATCTTTCCTCCACCACCATATTTTCCTTCTACTTGAAGTTCAATCGCTTGATTCAAATCTGGATTTACTATAATTTCGGCTGTCTTCTCAAATTCTACAACATTATAGGGGGCCAATGAAATTATATTACCTTGTTCTCTCAAATTAATCATACCTTCGACAGGTGTCTGAATGATTCTGTCTCCGACGAGTTTCAGCTCCCTAATGATGGTCATAGCGCCCGCCCAGCCATCAGCCGCTTCCGGGTGAGGAACCTCCCACATTCCAAACCATCCAACCACGTATCTTTTACCATCGTTACCTATTGTCTGTGTCGCATAAAAGTCATGGCCATAATCGATCTCCTGGAACCCAACTTCGGGCACGAATTCAAAAGTCTCATAATTAAAATTGCCAATGATGTAGCCTGTTTGGAAGGTATTCTTGTATCTATCACCCTGAGGTTCCATTCCCTGTGGTGacataagtaaaatatatttccCGTCTAGCTCGAAAAAGTCTGGACATTCCCACATGTATCCCAATGTTCCGTCTGATTCTCCAATAACTGACAAAAAATCCCAGTTCTTCAAGTCTGTTGACCGGTAAAGAAGTACCCTACCTCTTTGTAAATCGTCACTTTTACTCCCAAGAACTACATACCAATGGTCTCCATGTCTCCACACTTTAGGGTCACGAAAATCTGGAGATCCACTTGGCAAGAGGACTGGGTTACCTTCGTATTTTTCGAAATTGACACCATCGTT
This window of the Ostrinia nubilalis chromosome 9, ilOstNubi1.1, whole genome shotgun sequence genome carries:
- the LOC135074361 gene encoding sucrose-6-phosphate hydrolase-like gives rise to the protein MNDPNGFSFYKGEYHIFYQFYPYDSVWGPMHWGHSTSQNLVDWKEQPTALIPGIEQCFSGSGVVDGDQLVLMYTGHEDRNTPPYYRETQYLAFSNDGVNFEKYEGNPVLLPSGSPDFRDPKVWRHGDHWYVVLGSKSDDLQRGRVLLYRSTDLKNWDFLSVIGESDGTLGYMWECPDFFELDGKYILLMSPQGMEPQGDRYKNTFQTGYIIGNFNYETFEFVPEVGFQEIDYGHDFYATQTIGNDGKRYVVGWFGMWEVPHPEAADGWAGAMTIIRELKLVGDRIIQTPVEGMINLREQGNIISLAPYNVVEFEKTAEIIVNPDLNQAIELQVEGKYGGGGKIWLKWDPAVRKVIIDRGSYDIRQVEWAPIGSHSWRIFLDASSVELFCGEGEAVFSSRVYPDGDWKVTNLSPQTLDIETYHLRKSITELN